One Candidatus Cloacimonadota bacterium genomic window, GCTGTGCGGATTGCTTGAAAAACGTTTTCAGAATTTCCACTTGTGCTGATTCCAATTAGATAATCGCCCCTATTTCCCAATCCTTCTACTTGACGAGAAAATATCGTGTCAAATCCATAATCATTTGCTCCGGCGGTGATTAGAGATGTATCGGTTGTGAGAGCAAGAGCCGGTAAGGATCTTCTGTTCAATTCACTTCGAAAGCGAACCACAAATTCGGTAGCAAGATGCTGGGAATCAGCTGCACTACCACCGTTTCCGCAGAGCATTATTTTCCGTCCGTTTTCCAATACAGCAGAAATATCTTTTGCAACCTGTTGGATTAGCTCTGAATAATTATCTAAAGTTCGAATCACTTCGATATGTTCTTCGAGAATTTTTTTTATAATATTTTTCATTCTATTTTTTTGAGTTTTAAGTTAAAAGTTATAGTTTCCTAGTTTCATTTTATTACTGAATTTCTTTTAAACGAAATTATAGTATTTTATTTTCAATAGCAAATAATTATTTCAAGTTTTTTAGCTATAAACAAAACTTCGTTCCTTTTCAAATTTGATTAATAAGGCAATTGCAATAATATTTATCAGGAGGCTGCTTCCCCCGTAACTAATGAAAGGCAAGGGAGTTCCAACCACAGGCAATATGCCAATATTCATTCCAACATTTATAACAATTTGAAATACCAAAAATGTTAATATTCCGGCTATAATGATTCGATATTTGATTTCTTTATTTTTTTTCAAAATTGCAAATCCGCGATAGATCAAAAAAAGAAAAGCCAAAAGAAGTAATACGCATCCGAAAAAGCCGAGTTCTTCACCGACAACAGAAAAGATAAAATCCGTTTGTTGTTCCGGCAAAAACCCTAAATTTTTTTGTGTTCCTTGCAATAATCCTTTCCCGAAAATCCCACCTGAGCCGATTGCTATTTTTGACTGAATGATTTGATAACCACCTCCCAAAACATCTCGTGCCGGATTTAGAAAAGTGATAATTCTTTCCTGCTGATAACTTCGCAGAGTATTCCAAAAAAGGGGTGTTAGAAAAGAAAGAAATGCATTAGCAATGAGAATAAAAGCCGCATGTATTAGTGCAATTCTGTTATATAGTAGGACAATGAGGAGGATCACATCGAATATTATCCAGGCAATCGAGGAAAATCCGACTAAAATGCTAAATAGGGGTGAAATCAAGAGAAAAATCGTAAAGAGCGACACTCCCGCAAAATAAATCATTGGCAAGGCAAAAACGAAAAAAATAAGAGAACTACCGAGATCCGGTTCTTTAAGGATAAGTAAAGCCGGTGGAATAATCACGCAAAATGCGTAGAATATTTTTTTTAAATGGGAAAGATTTTTTGAGGAAATTGCTCTTGCAACCATTAAGATAGTGGTTAGTTTTGCAAATTCCGAAGGTTGAATATTTATTCCTCCAAGATGAATCCAGCGGTGCACTCCTTTTGTT contains:
- a CDS encoding D-sedoheptulose 7-phosphate isomerase — encoded protein: MKNIIKKILEEHIEVIRTLDNYSELIQQVAKDISAVLENGRKIMLCGNGGSAADSQHLATEFVVRFRSELNRRSLPALALTTDTSLITAGANDYGFDTIFSRQVEGLGNRGDYLIGISTSGNSENVFQAIRTAKEKGIHTLLLSGKDGGKIKSVADDSLIIPHKNTARIQEAHITIGHIICLLVEINLFKNN
- the rodA gene encoding rod shape-determining protein RodA, which gives rise to MKQFDWQLFITLIVLIIFGEIAIYSASIQKFGEKYVTYDYYVKQLIWIFISGILFFVILKFPKILLDFITVPAYALSIFLLILVLLLPATKGVHRWIHLGGINIQPSEFAKLTTILMVARAISSKNLSHLKKIFYAFCVIIPPALLILKEPDLGSSLIFFVFALPMIYFAGVSLFTIFLLISPLFSILVGFSSIAWIIFDVILLIVLLYNRIALIHAAFILIANAFLSFLTPLFWNTLRSYQQERIITFLNPARDVLGGGYQIIQSKIAIGSGGIFGKGLLQGTQKNLGFLPEQQTDFIFSVVGEELGFFGCVLLLLAFLFLIYRGFAILKKNKEIKYRIIIAGILTFLVFQIVINVGMNIGILPVVGTPLPFISYGGSSLLINIIAIALLIKFEKERSFVYS